In the Methylocystis hirsuta genome, ATCGGCACATGTTCACAACGCTGCAAGCTCTCCTCGCTCATCGGGGGCGTGGGGCGAAAGCCGTAATCTGGGCTCATAATTCACATATCGGCAACGCAGTGGCGACCGCTATGGGCTGGGCAGGCGAGTTCAACATTGGCGAACTGTGCCGGACGGCCTTCGGGGATAACGCCGTCCTCATCGGCTTCGGCACCGATCGCGGCACTGTCGCCGCGGCGAGCGACTGGGACCAGCCGATGGAGATCAAGACAGTGCTTCCGGCCCGCGAGGACAGCTATGAATATGCTTTTCGCAAGACCGGGCTTGCTCGCTCGCTCACTGACTGGCGCGAACCGCGCAAACGGCTTCTCGCGGACGTTTTGCGAGAACCGATGCTCGAACGCGCCATCGGCGTTGTCTATCGGCCCGAAACCGAGTTCCTCAGCCATTATTTTGCGGCCGTGCTCGCGGAGCAGTTTGACGCCTATGTCTGGTTCGAGGAGACGAGAGCCGTGACTCCGCTTCCAATGGGTCGACCGCATGGCGTCCCCGACACTTATCCCTTCGGGTTGTGAGCAGGCGTCCAGGTAGCGATCAAGGGCGACAATCCCTTTCGGACCAGGGCCTGTCGGCGCGTTGCGCGCGACACGGAAGGCTTGCCCAAAAGAGCGTCGCGTCCATGATCGCGGCGGACGAGCGTGGCGGTTGGCGTGAAGATATTCGATCGGGTCGTGAATGTGCCGTCGAGCTGCATCCGCGCCACGCGCGTCGCGGACGTTCTCTCTTCCGGCAGCCTCATGATTGGCCGGCCTGGGCCTACTACGGGCATCAAGAGCGAAGTTGCAGAATTCCTAGCCGTTCGATCGAACTGGCCCGCGCAGTGGCAGCAGGACAAACATGCCGGCGACAAAAAACAGCAGGATAGTCGACATGCCAGCGCGCTGCGACTGGAACATCCAGGTGGTGAATCCCAGGACAAGGGGCCCAGCGAAGATTGTCGCTTTTCCGGAAAGTTCGTAGAGACCGAATGCCTCCGTTTCGAGACCGGACGGCGCTAATCTCGCCATCATCGAGCGCCCCGCAGCTTGCGCCGGCCCAACGAACAGGCCCAAAACGCTGCCCAACACAAAAATAGAGCTTGCGACTGGATAAGCACCAGCGCCAGTCCGAGAGAACTTAACCCGCACAATGCGATCAGGATTGTCCATTTCGAGCCAATCAGGTCATCGATCCATGCAAAGGTTGCGGCGCCGAGGCCTGCGGTCACATTCAAGACGATCCCGAAATAGAGAACCTCGTCCAGGCTCAGCCCGAAGGCGCTCGCTGCATAAATGCCACCAAAAGAAAAAAGCGTGTTGATGCCGTTCGAATAGAGCGTGTAGGCAATCAGGAACCGGCCTATGCCGGGGGCGCCGCACAATTCGGGATACGCTGCCCAATAGACCGGCTATCCCCGTTTGCACGGCCTGATTGAGAGAGACGCCAGTAGCGGGTCGGTCCGGTGTAAATGCGAAGAACGGAATCGAGAAGAGTGCGAACCATGCCGCCACGAGCAGGTTGGTTGCGCGAATATGTTCAGATTGCGCGATTGCTAGTCCGAACGGCGGCGGATCCGTCTTCAGCAAACCAAACAACGCCGCCACGAGACAGATGAGGCCACCGGCATAACCCAGTGACCAGCCCCAGCCGGAGACGCGCCCGAGATAATCCGGTGGGGCGATGCTGCGTAGCATCGCATCGTAGAAAATCATTGCGAAACCAAATGACGTGGCGGCTGCGGCATACAGCGCCAGCGCCGGTAGTGCGAACTGTGGCGACGGCTCCACCCACCAGAGCGCGGCAGTGAAGATGAGCGTCAGAAGCGTAAAGGCAAACAGCCAAGGTTTGCGCCTTCCCAGATTGTCGGCAACGGCACCGAGCGCCGGGGCGCCAAGCGCAACGGCGAGCGCCGCCGCGGCGACGGCATAACTCCAATGCGCGGCCCCCTGGATCGGATCGCGCGCCACCATCTGGGTGAAATACACCGGGAAAACAAAGGTGCTGACGATCGTGGAGAATGCCGAATTGGCCCAGTCATAGAGGCACCACGAAACCAGGCCAGCGCGTTGCGCTCTGGCGATGCCGCCGCCCTGATCGGATATCAGCCCTGTCTTGCCGGCCCTCCCATCGTCGCGGACCATCGGGTCGCCCCATCAGTGGAGTCGCCTGTTCTCGAAGAACGATCGTTGCATTGGGATTCGGAACATTCGAACGAATGAAGTTCCATATGATTTCTACTTTGTGTCAAGACGGAGAACTCGTGCGGCGGCTGGAACGAGCGCCGCCCCTTCGGGTTTGGGGCACCCCCTGGCTACAGGGCCGCGTCACGTAATTTGAATGGGCCCTTGGGTGCGAGCCGGGGGCGCGCATAACGCAATACTGTCCATTTGTTGGGGCAGTGCATTACGGTCTGATTCCATTGATCCAGAAAACGAAAACGGTTAGGAGGCCTATGCCGACGAGGAATTCTCGCGCAGTTTTGTTGCCATCCAATTTGCGAATTTGTTTCTCCAACCTTTTTGAAGATTTGACGCGCGCCGATGGGCGGCGCAGGCGACGTTCCCGAAGACGGCGAGACGCCCCGGCGTAGCGAAAATGGCTTTCGAATGCTTGCGCGACGCGGCTCAGCTCGAAGCTCAACCGAGAAGAGAAGGCCATCAAATGGAGACCAGAAAGAAGTTGGGGGGTCAGGCGGCCATGTCCATTCAACTGGCTGCGGCAGACGGCAGTAGCGTTCGAGAGTTCCGTTGAGATGAGCAGTCCGGACATGGAGCATCAGCTGAGCGCCTAGCCGAGACCATCGCATCTGACGCTTTTTGCACATGCGTTGATTGATCAATTGCTTCACCGTGGATTCGATGCTGGCGGAGGCCATAGCGCGCGCAGGTCGGATGGCAGGGCTTGGCGCACCTTGTCAATCTCGCCGCCGCTGATTTTATCTGAGAGCAGACGGAATGTCGCCGTGACCGCCTCCAAGGTGTCGCTCATCGGGTCGGTGACGAAGGCGTCGTCAATCCGGGCGAGGAAACTCGCTTTGTCGCGCTTCTTGACCGGGTGGCGGCGGGCCGCCAGTCTTCGTAGTAGACCCCACGCAGCAAGAGCGGCAACTGCGCGCCGAGATGCGCGGCATCGTTTACCTGCAACCAGTCGCGTACAGCTTGAAGCACCGTCCTGATTAAGCGATAGGCGCGCGGCTTGTTGCCCCAACCAACCATTGCATCCAATTCAGTTGACCCAGCGATGGGTCAACTGAACCGTGTGATCAATTGCCTCGAAACCTGTTGTGCTCATGTGACGCGCTCCCCAGTGTAAGGTTCCTATAGCAAAGGCCTTTGGGACGCATCACGCTGCAGCAAGCGCCCCCTCGCACGCGCTGTATTTATCGACCGATCCGGCGCCGGTCGCGACAGCGAATTCACGCTGTGGCTTAACGGCTCAGGCGTGATGCGCCGAAACGGCCTTCATACTTCGGCCGAGAGGTCGCGCGACCCTGCATGAGAAATATCGCCAAGAGTGACAATTCCAACCATGCGCTTGTTCTCGTCGATCACTGGAAGGCGGCGAATCTGCTCGCTTTCCATGATGCGCGCCGCATCGTCGATCTCCTCGGCATCGCGACAATAGATGACGCCGCTGGGTCATCACGTCGCGCGCCATGAGCTTAGAGATATCCTTACCCTGAACAACGGCCCTAATCGTGATGTCGCGGTCGGTGACCATATCGACAAGACGGTCATTTTCACCGACTGGGATCGCGCCGATGTCATGTTCCAGCATCTTCTTCGCCACAGTCGCGATCGGCGTATCGGGCGAAAGCCATTCGACGCCCCTATGCATTAATCTCGAACCTTCATGGGAAAACTCCTGAGATTAGTCGTACAGGGGCTTATCGCAGCGCTTCCGCTTGCTTCATTGTCCCCCGGCTCCATGC is a window encoding:
- a CDS encoding CBS domain-containing protein, translating into MESEQIRRLPVIDENKRMVGIVTLGDISHAGSRDLSAEV
- a CDS encoding MFS transporter — its product is MDNPDRIVRVKFSRTGAGAYPVASSIFVLGSVLGLFVGPAQAAGRSMMARLAPSGLETEAFGLYELSGKATIFAGPLVLGFTTWMFQSQRAGMSTILLFFVAGMFVLLPLRGPVRSNG
- a CDS encoding MFS transporter; its protein translation is MVRDDGRAGKTGLISDQGGGIARAQRAGLVSWCLYDWANSAFSTIVSTFVFPVYFTQMVARDPIQGAAHWSYAVAAAALAVALGAPALGAVADNLGRRKPWLFAFTLLTLIFTAALWWVEPSPQFALPALALYAAAATSFGFAMIFYDAMLRSIAPPDYLGRVSGWGWSLGYAGGLICLVAALFGLLKTDPPPFGLAIAQSEHIRATNLLVAAWFALFSIPFFAFTPDRPATGVSLNQAVQTGIAGLLGSVSRIVRRPRHRPVPDCLHALFERHQHAFFFWWHLCSERLRAEPGRGSLFRDRLECDRRPRRRNLCMDR